One genomic window of Actinoalloteichus hoggarensis includes the following:
- a CDS encoding cytochrome P450: protein MRQGRPEVTSLPTLRERPLDPPDELARLRDREPIARMAYPDGHLGWLVTSHAAARAVLADRRFSSRQDLMRASLPHLVAQEPRTPADPGNFIRLDPPDHTRYRQLLAGQFTMRRMRDLRPRVEHIVEGLLDEMERGPAEVDLVRCFALPVASMVICELLGAPYSELDEFQHHTAVLLTLSSTIEQIEESAISVDEFVRRLVRRKRQQPTEDLLGRLTTEHDLTDDELANIAFLLLAAGHETTANMLSLGTYTLLCHPEQLERLRAEPALIDDAVEELLRYLTIFHIGPSRTALADVELDGHLIKAGDTVTLSLSAADRDPDRFVDPDRFDVTRAAGGHLAFGHGVHQCLGQQLARMQMRVGYAALFRRFPTLRLAVDPAEVPMRADMTIYGLRGLPVSW from the coding sequence ATGAGACAAGGCCGTCCCGAGGTGACCTCGCTGCCCACGCTGCGCGAACGGCCGTTGGATCCCCCCGACGAGCTCGCCCGCCTGCGTGACCGGGAGCCCATCGCTCGGATGGCCTACCCGGACGGACATCTGGGCTGGCTGGTGACCAGCCACGCGGCCGCGCGGGCGGTACTCGCCGACCGGCGCTTCAGCTCCCGACAGGACCTGATGCGTGCCTCGCTCCCGCACCTCGTCGCTCAGGAGCCGCGGACACCGGCCGACCCCGGCAACTTCATCCGGCTGGACCCGCCCGATCACACCCGCTACCGGCAGCTGCTCGCCGGTCAGTTCACGATGCGACGCATGCGGGACCTGCGCCCGAGGGTGGAGCACATCGTCGAGGGGCTGCTCGACGAGATGGAGCGCGGTCCCGCCGAGGTCGACCTCGTGCGCTGCTTCGCGCTGCCGGTCGCCTCGATGGTGATCTGCGAACTGCTCGGCGCGCCGTACTCCGAACTCGACGAGTTCCAGCACCACACGGCGGTGCTCCTGACCCTCAGCTCCACGATCGAGCAGATCGAGGAGTCGGCGATCAGCGTGGACGAGTTCGTACGGCGGCTCGTGCGGCGCAAGCGGCAGCAGCCGACCGAGGACCTGCTCGGCAGGCTGACGACCGAGCACGACCTCACCGACGACGAGCTGGCCAACATCGCCTTCCTGCTGCTCGCCGCCGGACACGAGACCACCGCGAACATGCTGTCGCTGGGCACCTACACCCTGCTGTGTCATCCCGAGCAGCTCGAGCGGCTGCGTGCCGAGCCCGCGCTGATCGACGACGCCGTGGAGGAGCTGCTGCGCTACCTCACGATCTTCCACATCGGACCGTCGCGCACCGCCTTGGCCGACGTCGAGCTGGACGGCCACCTGATCAAGGCGGGCGACACCGTCACGCTGTCGCTCAGCGCCGCCGACCGCGACCCGGACCGCTTCGTCGACCCCGATCGGTTCGACGTCACCCGCGCCGCGGGCGGACATCTGGCCTTCGGCCACGGCGTGCACCAGTGTCTCGGTCAGCAGCTCGCCCGCATGCAGATGCGGGTCGGCTACGCGGCGCTCTTCCGGCGATTCCCGACACTGCGGCTGGCCGTCGATCCCGCCGAGGTGCCGATGCGCGCCGACATGACGATCTACGGCCTGCGCGGCCTCCCGGTCTCCTGGTAG
- a CDS encoding activator-dependent family glycosyltransferase: protein MRVLFTTFSARTHLYPMVPLAWAFRAAGHEVVVASQPMLTDAISEAGLPAVPVGTDFSTAEIVANAADDIAKPVEIFGLEPETLDWDELTAGYRSFLKAGVIPFNDSMVDDLVDFAVGWQPDLVIWEPITFAGAVAARVTGAAHARLLWGQDVWTRTREHFVRSRDARPVEERTDLQADWLTGVLQRHGADFHEEVVNGQWTIDPMPAALRLDVTTPSVPMRYVPYNGRSPIPNWLREQPTRPRICVTVGISQREYEHVPGPGQNDIGAILDAVADLDAEVIVTLTERQQATLAESLRHPNVRAVEFVPLHALLPTCAAVVHHGGAGTYSTALAAGVPQLIIPNMFDTVLKARQLADLGAGLYIHSEDLTGAEVRAGLARMLAEPSFRESADRLRQESLVDPTPGELVPVLEGLTTKHRA from the coding sequence ATGCGTGTCCTGTTCACGACGTTCTCGGCACGAACTCACCTGTATCCGATGGTTCCGTTGGCCTGGGCGTTTCGGGCGGCGGGCCATGAGGTCGTCGTCGCCAGCCAGCCGATGCTGACCGACGCGATCAGCGAGGCGGGGTTGCCCGCCGTACCGGTGGGCACCGACTTCAGCACGGCCGAGATCGTCGCGAACGCCGCCGACGACATCGCCAAGCCGGTGGAGATCTTCGGCTTGGAACCCGAGACTCTGGACTGGGACGAGCTGACGGCCGGATACCGGTCGTTCCTCAAGGCCGGAGTCATCCCCTTCAACGACTCGATGGTGGACGACCTCGTCGACTTCGCCGTCGGCTGGCAGCCTGACCTGGTCATCTGGGAGCCGATCACCTTCGCGGGGGCGGTGGCCGCACGGGTGACCGGCGCCGCGCACGCGCGGCTGCTGTGGGGGCAGGACGTGTGGACACGGACCCGCGAGCACTTCGTCCGGTCGAGGGACGCGCGTCCCGTCGAGGAGCGGACGGACCTTCAGGCGGACTGGCTGACCGGCGTCCTGCAGCGCCACGGCGCCGACTTCCACGAAGAGGTGGTGAACGGCCAGTGGACGATCGACCCGATGCCCGCCGCCCTGCGGCTCGACGTCACGACGCCCTCGGTGCCGATGCGATACGTCCCCTATAACGGTCGTTCTCCCATTCCGAATTGGCTGCGGGAACAGCCGACGCGACCGCGGATCTGCGTCACGGTGGGCATCAGTCAGCGTGAATACGAACACGTTCCCGGCCCGGGACAGAATGACATCGGTGCGATTCTCGACGCGGTCGCGGATCTCGACGCCGAGGTGATCGTGACCCTTACCGAGCGGCAGCAGGCGACGCTGGCGGAGTCCTTACGCCACCCGAACGTGCGCGCCGTGGAGTTCGTTCCGCTCCATGCGCTGCTGCCCACGTGTGCCGCGGTCGTCCACCACGGCGGGGCGGGAACCTATTCGACCGCGCTGGCCGCGGGCGTGCCGCAGCTGATCATCCCGAACATGTTCGACACGGTGCTCAAGGCACGGCAGCTCGCCGATCTCGGCGCGGGTCTGTACATCCACTCCGAGGATCTCACCGGTGCCGAGGTGCGGGCAGGCCTGGCGCGGATGCTGGCCGAGCCCTCCTTCCGCGAGAGCGCCGACCGACTGCGGCAGGAGAGCCTCGTGGACCCGACACCGGGCGAGCTGGTGCCGGTGCTGGAGGGCCTGACGACGAAGCACCGGGCCTGA
- a CDS encoding ATP-binding domain-containing protein, with protein MSTFEFEAELAAEREYVASLYEKLDEERRKAEQELERNLRERTATSPQARWQQQASVDHLTTRIHALKVADSGLCFGRIDETDGETTYIGRIGLFDEENDYEPLVIDWRAPASRPFYCATVAKPEGLVRRRHFRSRGHEVVDFHDDVLDLNAAEGGGDADSALLAALNAPREGRMRDIVATIQAEQDEIIRLGHGGVVVIQGGPGTGKTAVALHRVAHLLYNHRDRLARRGVLVVGPNEGFLDYVGNVLPSLGETSVVFATTGMLMPGVVATREDGPDAKRVKGSLAMVDVVKAAVADRQELPDEPIPIELDHVDDLKVDAKLAERARQYTRDAGLLHNDAREVFHQHLVEGLVTRAVNQIGKGWLDKRDTVLRAELAADTTAALKGSDDVVRAVNRLWPFLTPQRLLADLFSDRARLAAAAPNLSEADRESLYREVGDAWTVSDAPLLDEAVEFLGVDHSAEKRAAREREEHVKYTKGVLQVLETDDEMDDETLRASDVVDAETLADRNEERDGRDIATRASADREWTYGHVVVDEAQELSEMDWRILMRRCPTKSMTIVGDLSQRQSAAGARTWGAMLDQYVPQRWMYRELTINYRTPSEIMEVASRVLAELDATLAMPESIRSNGIRPQARETNAAAVAETVAEAVRTSPEEGAAVVIVPEGMTLDLAEFGVDAPVLTPQASKGLEFDLVVVVEPHRILADPLHGAAELYVALTRATQRLVVVHSEPLPAVLDGLESAVAETR; from the coding sequence TTGTCAACCTTCGAGTTCGAGGCCGAGCTGGCGGCCGAACGCGAGTACGTCGCGTCCCTCTACGAGAAGCTTGACGAGGAGAGGCGGAAGGCAGAGCAGGAGCTCGAACGGAACCTGCGCGAGCGCACCGCGACCAGCCCGCAGGCGCGCTGGCAGCAGCAGGCCTCGGTCGACCACCTCACCACCCGGATCCACGCGCTGAAGGTCGCGGACTCCGGGCTGTGCTTCGGCCGGATCGACGAGACCGACGGCGAGACCACCTACATCGGTCGGATCGGGCTGTTCGACGAGGAGAACGACTACGAGCCGCTGGTCATCGACTGGCGGGCGCCGGCGAGCAGACCGTTCTACTGTGCGACGGTCGCGAAGCCGGAGGGCTTGGTGCGGCGCCGCCACTTCCGATCACGCGGGCACGAGGTCGTCGACTTCCACGACGATGTGCTCGACCTGAACGCGGCCGAGGGCGGCGGGGACGCCGACAGCGCGCTCCTCGCCGCGCTCAATGCCCCGCGCGAAGGACGGATGCGGGACATCGTCGCGACCATCCAGGCCGAGCAGGACGAGATCATCCGGCTCGGCCACGGCGGCGTCGTGGTGATCCAGGGCGGCCCGGGCACCGGGAAGACGGCCGTCGCCCTGCACCGGGTGGCCCACCTCCTCTACAACCACCGGGACCGACTGGCCCGACGAGGCGTGCTCGTGGTCGGACCGAACGAGGGCTTCCTCGACTACGTCGGCAACGTCCTGCCGTCTCTCGGCGAGACCAGCGTCGTGTTCGCCACGACGGGAATGCTGATGCCGGGCGTCGTGGCCACCAGGGAGGACGGCCCCGACGCCAAACGGGTCAAGGGTTCGCTGGCCATGGTCGACGTGGTGAAGGCCGCCGTCGCCGATCGGCAGGAGCTTCCGGACGAGCCGATCCCGATCGAGCTCGACCATGTCGACGACCTCAAGGTCGACGCCAAGCTGGCCGAGCGCGCCCGGCAGTACACCCGCGACGCGGGTCTGCTGCACAACGACGCGCGCGAGGTCTTCCACCAGCACCTCGTCGAGGGCCTGGTGACGCGGGCGGTGAACCAGATCGGCAAGGGCTGGCTGGACAAGCGCGACACCGTGCTGCGTGCGGAGCTCGCCGCCGACACCACCGCCGCGCTCAAGGGCAGCGACGACGTGGTGCGCGCGGTCAACCGGCTGTGGCCGTTCCTGACACCGCAGCGGCTGCTCGCCGACCTGTTCAGCGATCGCGCGCGCCTCGCCGCGGCGGCTCCGAACCTGTCCGAGGCCGACCGGGAGAGCCTGTACCGCGAGGTCGGCGACGCCTGGACCGTCTCCGACGCGCCGCTGCTCGACGAGGCCGTGGAGTTCCTCGGCGTCGACCACTCCGCGGAGAAGCGGGCGGCGCGGGAGCGTGAGGAGCACGTCAAGTACACCAAGGGCGTGCTCCAGGTCCTGGAGACCGACGACGAGATGGACGACGAGACGCTGCGGGCCTCCGACGTCGTGGACGCCGAGACGCTCGCGGATCGCAACGAGGAACGGGACGGGCGGGACATCGCCACGCGTGCGTCCGCCGACCGCGAATGGACCTACGGACACGTCGTGGTCGACGAGGCGCAGGAGCTGTCCGAGATGGACTGGCGGATCCTGATGCGCCGCTGTCCGACGAAGTCGATGACGATCGTCGGCGATCTCTCTCAGCGCCAGTCCGCGGCGGGCGCTCGCACCTGGGGCGCGATGCTCGACCAGTACGTGCCGCAACGGTGGATGTACCGCGAGTTGACGATCAACTACCGGACGCCCTCGGAGATCATGGAGGTGGCGAGCCGGGTCCTGGCCGAGCTGGACGCGACCCTGGCCATGCCGGAGTCGATCCGCAGCAACGGCATCCGGCCGCAGGCTCGCGAGACGAACGCGGCCGCCGTGGCCGAGACCGTGGCCGAGGCGGTCCGCACGTCTCCCGAGGAGGGCGCGGCGGTGGTGATCGTGCCGGAGGGGATGACCCTCGACCTCGCGGAGTTCGGCGTCGACGCGCCGGTCCTCACCCCGCAGGCGTCCAAGGGACTGGAGTTCGATCTGGTCGTGGTCGTCGAGCCGCATCGGATACTGGCCGATCCGCTGCACGGCGCGGCGGAGCTGTACGTGGCGCTCACCCGCGCCACCCAGCGGCTCGTGGTGGTCCACTCCGAACCCCTGCCCGCCGTGCTCGACGGGCTGGAGAGCGCGGTCGCGGAGACGCGTTGA
- a CDS encoding macrolide family glycosyltransferase: protein MTERRSEPASATARPDDRRHVACLLYPAYGHTLPALEVVAELVRRGNRVTCFVGDLVADSVAATGAEVVPYGVGLSAAPPLVDPTVDEMAEASLRLVVETSAACDAVAERLADDVPDVLVCDIVLHLCGGVLARGWGRPMVRLLPTFASNEHFSLQERLSVGADQIDFAHPAMREVENRLTSFRAAHGLSTDGQKDFFPGDTELSLVFIPRRFQCRGETFGADHAFVGPCVPQASPRPPETRWRPPGDGLPIVLISLGTVDNDRPEFFRACVAAFEGLPWHVVMTIGDKIGVAEVGPLPPNVEVRSWIPQAEVLAHAAVFVCPGGMGSIMGSLAFEVPLVVVPRHPEQYANAERVAELGLGLLLPAAEATGETLRGAVLAAAEDTSTRDRLREMRGELERAGGARAAADRVEALAAASVVEPA, encoded by the coding sequence ATGACGGAACGACGATCGGAACCGGCTTCCGCGACGGCCCGGCCCGATGACCGCAGGCACGTGGCCTGCCTGCTCTATCCGGCGTACGGCCACACCCTCCCCGCGCTGGAGGTCGTGGCCGAGCTGGTGCGCCGAGGCAACCGGGTCACCTGTTTCGTCGGTGACCTCGTGGCCGACTCCGTGGCGGCGACCGGGGCCGAGGTCGTGCCTTACGGCGTCGGGCTGAGTGCCGCCCCGCCGTTGGTCGATCCCACCGTCGACGAGATGGCGGAGGCGAGCCTGCGGCTCGTGGTCGAGACGTCGGCGGCCTGCGACGCCGTCGCCGAACGGCTGGCCGACGACGTCCCCGACGTCCTGGTCTGCGACATCGTCCTCCATCTGTGCGGCGGAGTCCTGGCGCGCGGCTGGGGCAGGCCGATGGTGCGGCTGCTGCCCACCTTCGCCTCCAACGAACACTTCTCCCTCCAGGAACGGCTGTCCGTCGGCGCCGACCAGATCGACTTCGCACATCCGGCGATGCGAGAGGTCGAGAATCGGCTCACGAGCTTCCGTGCCGCACACGGTCTCTCGACCGACGGCCAGAAGGACTTCTTCCCCGGCGACACCGAGCTGAGCCTGGTGTTCATCCCTCGGCGGTTCCAGTGTCGAGGCGAGACCTTCGGCGCGGACCATGCCTTCGTCGGACCCTGCGTCCCGCAGGCGAGCCCCCGACCGCCGGAGACGCGATGGCGGCCGCCCGGCGACGGCCTGCCGATCGTGCTGATCTCCCTGGGCACGGTGGACAACGATCGTCCCGAGTTCTTCCGTGCCTGCGTGGCCGCGTTCGAGGGCCTGCCGTGGCACGTCGTCATGACCATCGGCGACAAGATCGGCGTGGCCGAGGTCGGGCCGCTGCCGCCGAACGTCGAGGTGCGTTCGTGGATCCCACAGGCCGAGGTGCTCGCCCACGCGGCGGTGTTCGTCTGCCCCGGCGGGATGGGCTCGATCATGGGGTCGCTCGCGTTCGAGGTCCCGCTCGTCGTCGTGCCTCGCCACCCGGAGCAGTACGCCAACGCGGAGCGCGTCGCCGAGCTGGGGCTTGGCCTGCTGCTTCCCGCCGCCGAGGCGACGGGGGAGACGCTGCGGGGCGCGGTCCTGGCGGCCGCGGAGGACACGTCGACTCGGGATCGGCTGCGGGAGATGCGGGGCGAACTGGAACGGGCGGGCGGCGCCCGAGCGGCCGCGGACCGGGTCGAGGCGCTGGCGGCCGCTTCGGTCGTCGAGCCGGCCTGA
- a CDS encoding NAD-dependent epimerase/dehydratase family protein: MEVIGNGFIARHLRRYFADRHPGTTVIAAGVSRTTANGAAEFARERLLVDEVTRRCRAESRRIVFLSTAASGLYGSRGGPHREDEPINPVSPYGRHKWNLEAMIADSGVDWLTLRLSSLVGDGQPAHQLVPSLTAQIEAGVVTVYQGSHRDLLDVRHMVDILDHLLAAKVCRTVVNVASGTPQPVDHIVTCIERRLDTSARWDFMTGSSGGAVVSIDRLCELVPEVAAYGFGPGYLERLIHRYVSPASDEESHVPARPRAEEEHHDGTTIGTGFRDGPAR, from the coding sequence ATGGAGGTCATCGGAAACGGCTTCATCGCGCGGCATCTGCGGAGATATTTCGCCGATCGGCACCCGGGCACGACGGTTATCGCGGCAGGCGTCTCCCGCACCACGGCGAACGGCGCGGCGGAGTTCGCTCGGGAGCGGCTGCTCGTCGATGAGGTCACCCGACGATGCCGAGCCGAGAGCCGGAGGATCGTCTTTCTCTCGACGGCGGCCTCCGGGCTCTACGGCAGCCGTGGCGGACCGCACAGGGAAGACGAGCCGATCAACCCGGTCTCTCCGTACGGACGCCACAAATGGAATCTCGAGGCGATGATCGCCGACTCCGGGGTGGACTGGCTGACCCTGCGGCTCAGCTCGCTGGTCGGCGACGGCCAGCCCGCGCACCAGCTGGTGCCGTCTCTGACGGCGCAGATCGAAGCCGGCGTGGTGACCGTGTACCAGGGCAGCCATCGCGATCTGCTCGACGTACGTCACATGGTGGACATCCTGGACCACCTGCTCGCGGCGAAGGTGTGTCGAACCGTGGTCAACGTCGCCTCCGGGACGCCGCAGCCGGTCGACCACATCGTCACCTGCATCGAACGGCGGCTCGACACGTCCGCGCGCTGGGACTTCATGACCGGCTCCTCGGGCGGTGCCGTCGTGTCGATCGACCGACTGTGTGAGCTGGTTCCCGAGGTGGCCGCCTACGGTTTCGGCCCCGGCTACCTCGAACGGCTGATCCATCGCTACGTCTCGCCGGCGTCCGACGAGGAGTCGCACGTTCCCGCCCGGCCGCGGGCGGAGGAGGAGCACCATGACGGAACGACGATCGGAACCGGCTTCCGCGACGGCCCGGCCCGATGA
- a CDS encoding FkbM family methyltransferase — protein sequence MAELHFVRFTEELGVYTPSQHPEYGPHEAQYIYSEVFESRSYLKHPVSLPENPFVIDAGANIGIFALFLKRERPLAEILAFEPVPAIHEALTKNIELHGLDAVSAFPAGLGETDGDMRFTYYPALPSNSTGYPEDKALSRELIAGLMGASVAGQVYTGEEVTVGIARLSTVLARHGGTRPIDLLKIDVEGAELDVLRGIDDADWPRIRQVVAEVEDFHGRLAAFRALLAEKGFTVVDEAAEGLSGSKNHLVYAVRS from the coding sequence ATGGCCGAACTTCATTTCGTGCGGTTCACCGAGGAACTCGGCGTCTATACGCCGTCCCAGCACCCGGAGTACGGCCCTCATGAGGCTCAGTACATCTACTCCGAGGTCTTCGAGAGCCGCTCGTACCTGAAGCATCCGGTCAGCCTTCCCGAGAATCCGTTCGTCATCGACGCAGGAGCGAACATCGGGATCTTCGCGCTTTTCCTGAAACGAGAGCGTCCGCTGGCCGAGATCCTCGCCTTCGAACCGGTTCCCGCGATCCACGAGGCCTTGACCAAGAATATCGAACTGCATGGACTCGACGCGGTGTCGGCATTTCCTGCCGGCCTTGGCGAGACCGACGGCGACATGCGATTCACCTATTATCCGGCGCTTCCCAGCAATTCCACCGGCTACCCGGAGGACAAGGCGCTCAGCCGCGAGCTGATCGCCGGCCTGATGGGCGCCTCGGTGGCGGGCCAGGTCTACACCGGCGAGGAGGTCACGGTCGGGATCGCGCGGCTGTCGACGGTGTTGGCCAGACACGGCGGCACCCGCCCGATCGACCTGCTCAAGATCGACGTCGAGGGTGCGGAGCTGGACGTGCTGCGCGGGATCGACGACGCCGACTGGCCTCGAATCCGCCAGGTCGTCGCCGAGGTGGAGGACTTCCACGGGAGGCTGGCCGCCTTCCGCGCGCTGCTCGCCGAGAAGGGCTTCACGGTCGTCGACGAGGCCGCCGAGGGGCTGTCGGGATCGAAGAACCACCTGGTGTACGCCGTTCGGAGCTGA
- a CDS encoding class I SAM-dependent methyltransferase, with the protein MYEADLAAVYDAFYEARGKDYAAEAADIAREIRQRAPQASSLLDVACGTASHLRRFAALFDDVEGMDLSEDMLAYARAKLPGVRLSRGDMRTVDLGREFDAITSMFSSVGYLRSTDELDETTHSLARHLTPGGVLVIEPWWFPETFLSGYVAGDVVTSGGRTIARVSHSVREGDATHMQVHFIVADAESGAEHFTMSHVITLFTRQEYEQAFERAGLTVEYLPGGPSGRGLFIGVR; encoded by the coding sequence GTGTACGAAGCAGACCTCGCCGCCGTCTACGACGCCTTCTATGAGGCGCGCGGCAAGGACTACGCCGCCGAGGCCGCCGACATCGCTCGGGAGATCCGACAGCGGGCGCCGCAGGCGTCCTCGCTGCTCGACGTCGCCTGCGGGACCGCGTCGCATCTCCGTCGCTTCGCCGCCCTCTTCGACGACGTCGAGGGGATGGACCTGTCCGAGGACATGCTGGCCTACGCCCGCGCGAAGCTGCCGGGGGTGCGGCTGAGCCGGGGAGACATGCGCACCGTCGACCTCGGCCGCGAGTTCGACGCGATCACCAGCATGTTCAGCTCGGTCGGTTACCTGCGTTCGACGGACGAACTCGACGAGACCACGCACAGTCTGGCCCGGCACCTGACGCCTGGCGGCGTCCTGGTCATCGAGCCCTGGTGGTTCCCCGAGACGTTCCTCTCCGGCTATGTCGCCGGCGACGTGGTGACCAGCGGCGGGCGGACGATCGCCCGAGTCTCCCACTCGGTGCGCGAGGGCGACGCGACGCACATGCAGGTGCACTTCATCGTGGCCGACGCCGAGTCCGGTGCCGAGCACTTCACCATGTCCCACGTCATCACGCTGTTCACCAGGCAGGAGTACGAGCAGGCCTTCGAACGGGCAGGTCTGACCGTCGAATACCTGCCCGGCGGCCCGTCCGGCCGAGGGCTGTTCATCGGCGTTCGCTGA
- a CDS encoding class I SAM-dependent methyltransferase — translation MPTTDEVDRSRAAYRADLERGTSRLFHPRGTTCPWCGSTDLRVRLRTTDLLQHKPGRFTLDECGGCRHVFQNPRLTPEGLDFYYRDFYDGLAAERMDRQLEKEAGAHQARAEVLLPHASPKSWLDVGTSHGHFCQAAAELFPDTEFDGLDLGEGVELGRRQGRIKHAYQGQFVDLADELTGRYDVVSMFHYLEHSAEPKPELRAAHQALRPGGHLLIDVPDPECRFARLLGRYWIGWTQPQHLHFIPPANLRAELHRAGFDVVVVQRAEAHLPCDLAAAAWLFVNHLAPRQDRPWLFDRPGPLRRAGRLATLIGGAPLMLGGMLLDRLVAPVADRLRLTNSYRVLAVRR, via the coding sequence ATGCCCACCACCGACGAGGTGGATCGCAGCAGGGCCGCGTATCGAGCAGACCTCGAACGCGGCACCAGCAGACTCTTCCATCCCCGTGGCACGACGTGCCCGTGGTGCGGGTCCACCGACCTGCGGGTGCGACTGCGGACCACCGACCTGCTTCAGCACAAGCCGGGGCGGTTCACCCTCGACGAGTGCGGCGGCTGCCGACACGTGTTCCAGAACCCCCGTCTCACTCCGGAAGGCCTGGACTTCTACTACCGGGACTTCTACGACGGGCTGGCCGCCGAGCGGATGGACCGACAGCTGGAGAAGGAGGCAGGCGCGCATCAGGCCCGCGCCGAGGTGCTCCTGCCCCACGCATCCCCGAAGTCCTGGCTGGACGTCGGAACCTCCCACGGACACTTCTGCCAGGCGGCGGCCGAGTTGTTCCCCGACACCGAGTTCGACGGGCTCGACCTGGGCGAGGGTGTGGAGCTCGGCAGGCGGCAGGGCCGGATCAAGCACGCCTACCAGGGCCAGTTCGTCGACCTCGCCGACGAACTGACGGGCCGCTACGACGTGGTCAGCATGTTCCACTACCTGGAGCACAGCGCCGAACCCAAGCCGGAGCTGCGCGCGGCACATCAGGCGCTACGGCCCGGCGGCCACCTGCTGATCGACGTGCCCGACCCCGAGTGCCGGTTCGCGCGGCTGCTCGGACGCTATTGGATCGGCTGGACCCAGCCGCAGCATCTGCACTTCATCCCGCCGGCCAATCTCCGCGCGGAGTTGCACCGCGCCGGCTTCGACGTCGTGGTGGTGCAGCGTGCCGAGGCGCACCTGCCGTGCGACCTCGCGGCGGCCGCCTGGCTCTTCGTGAACCATCTGGCGCCGAGGCAGGACCGACCATGGCTGTTCGACAGGCCGGGGCCGCTCCGTCGGGCCGGCAGGCTGGCCACGCTGATCGGGGGCGCCCCGCTGATGCTCGGGGGGATGCTCCTGGATCGCCTCGTCGCACCGGTCGCGGATCGGCTGCGACTCACCAACTCGTACCGGGTGCTCGCCGTACGACGGTGA
- a CDS encoding sugar 3,4-ketoisomerase, whose amino-acid sequence MDAKTDQAVSVGRVKPCHIVELPEFVDPRGSLSVVEAGKDVDFEIRRVYYLYDLPTTAIRGAHGHHHLEQLIIAVHGHFEVAVDDGFRKRRFSLTSPRQGLYIGPVIWRNLINFSSGAVGLVLASNHYDESDYFREYADFLTAAREYA is encoded by the coding sequence ATGGATGCGAAGACCGATCAGGCCGTCTCCGTCGGCAGAGTGAAGCCCTGCCACATCGTGGAGCTCCCCGAGTTCGTCGATCCTCGAGGCAGCCTGTCCGTCGTGGAGGCGGGCAAGGACGTGGACTTCGAGATCAGGCGGGTGTACTACCTTTACGACCTGCCGACCACCGCGATTCGCGGTGCCCACGGTCATCACCACCTCGAACAGCTCATCATCGCGGTGCACGGGCACTTCGAGGTCGCGGTGGACGACGGATTCCGAAAACGTCGATTCAGCCTGACCTCGCCCAGGCAGGGTCTCTACATCGGGCCGGTGATCTGGCGGAACCTCATCAATTTCTCCTCCGGAGCGGTGGGGCTGGTGCTCGCCTCGAACCACTATGACGAGTCCGACTACTTCCGGGAGTACGCGGACTTCCTGACGGCCGCCAGGGAATACGCATGA